The genomic interval tgcccagttaggcaaaagagaaggcgaacgtcgtgtcttatgatctccgtggtccagtggttgaaggatgagctcacgatccggatgtcctgggttcgattcccggaggggagatatcacaaaaatcactttgtgttccctagtttggtgagaacattacctgattgtccgaaaataagatgatccgtgcttcggaaggcacgttaagcctatggtttcggttactacatactgatgtaagtaagtagtcgttatatgagccatgtcagggggagttacttctatgctgttctgggagcaaataaaaaacatagaaaacgttcagctgcttgtcttcccgggcatgtcgtaaaaaccgacagagggattgtgtcatctaacatgagggactaatgttatgggcgataggctgatcccttatcaccataaggttcatcatatccagcttacgacatcgtatcaacagtggctgcaagttgtctttgattacttgtggctctgcccaccccattagggattacgggcgtgagtttatgtatgtatgtatttcaggggctaaggaagtgaaggaattggcctttgataggcaagaatggagaatgccacaccgacaagagcgtggctcttaaattagtgatgatgaacatagttacactttgaatcgtcattttttataacgaacgtctcatccgcctaaaactactgcagcttcacaacttgtatagccggggaaaagaagttgcaagaaaaacctcgacacggCGCCTTAAGAcgttctttttaacactttcaatgacagaacgtctaatgacgttccgattccaaggtgtcatactacctattatgaaccatcagtgacccatggtctctgcatATGAaaggattaaaataaaatttcagcTCTCACCTGTGCACTCTCGTTGGTCCGTCTCCTCGGCGGGGCGTGATGCAGCTCAGCCCTGAACCCTCCAGCTGGCTCCCCGTCTGTCTCCAACACGTTCAGCAGGTATGATATGTATGAGGTCGCCAACCGCAGTGTTTTAATCTACAACCAAGAGAGATATTAATAAGTGACAAAGTTCGTAAGTATTTCATAGCCTGTGAGGGGATCTGGTCGAGTGTGGACAAGCTTAATAGTCGCGAAAAGAGACAGCAAGGAAAATgagaaatttaataaaaactcaACATGTTATGGGAGCTAGCTACagctacagaggctgttaaagatcgcgaggagtgaaaATCTGtttcccaacaggggataaaaggattagaagaagaagaaaaagtagGAGAAAAGgcgtatgaaccacatatgaggcactaaatgtgaaactcataagtgtatggcccatatgtgggccacattttttcttgccattgtgtgtctatgtacatcatcatcatcatcatcatcatcagccgtatgacgcccactgctgggcataggcctcccccaaggatctccacgacgatcggtcctgcgctgcccgcatccagcggcttcccgcgaccttcaccagatcgtcggtccaccttgtagcgggcctacccactgagcgtcgtccgacacgtgtctatgtacataaattccaatttgGTTATCGAAATATAACGTTGCACGTGAGGGGTGGATATCGAAATTTCAGTTGCACAGTGAAACGTGTTGACAAAATTTCGTTCgtttgatattatttattttttattcgtgaTATTAACAGTCAGATATAAGCAGTAAATGTAAATGATGCTAATAAAACTGCTTACTCATAGAAAaattaccaactgcaaataagttagtaatcgtataagtattattttttttatgagagaacaaaaaaataattcgatTTGATATTagaatctgaatcatccccctgagtattcgttacgatgtcacttacaccccgtacaagtacgtacagtcatgagcaatatattgtacccactttaggactttgtcgcactaacatatttgacatttagtgagacttacagttcaatttgtcaaaaaagttaatgtgacatggtaccaaagtgcatacatactaatgctcgtgaccttacaggcagccatacaagtacgtatgcgTGTTAGTGACTCTTTAGcaaatactgaggaggttgTGATtaagatcatgattctgagttgatatcaagtagaattttcggtcggaaaattcataaaaatttcagtgtcttttttaattattttcagttccatacttttgcgacggaaaaatccactcatatcaacttagaatcatggtctgaatcatccctcgaagttttcgttacgatgtcactaacaccctgtatttgttgGAAAGATGGAATGAGAGAAACAAGAGATACAAAGGgtattttaatagaaaaaaaacagcttttctttttttttaattcatctcTGAGAAGAAGTGAGAAGACCCGACCAAGTCCCCCCAATAAGGCCAGTGACCAACCTTGGAGAGTTTAGTGTCAGGCAGAACATTGGGTATCCTTTGCCTCAGTTGGCAAAAAGCTGTGTTGATGCTGTGTGATCTCCTGCGCGCCATCTGATGGATCATGATAGATATTGGAACGTATAGCGATCGACACCTCATCGGGCCGAGGGCGACCAGAGGCACCCTCCCCTGGCGTTTTCGCCAGTTATCATTACCGCTGCGcatttcctttatttttataaatgggAACTTTAAAATTTACCTACAGTTATCCTAACTATCCGGGCCATACGTCTCACATACTGACACACACCctattcacacatacacacacgcactcttagggtgctaccagaccaatcgatcgatcattgatcgacggcatcgatcaacgtcgatcgaagttgatcgactggtctggtaactttaattgatctacagatactgttcgattaagcaatcgatcgattgccgggcgatgacaataatcgatccgtcggtctggtagaaactatcgatcgacgtcgactattctattctaccatcgatcgatgccgtcgatcgagcataattaaaacatatgagactcccgatatttcgacactgttgcaagtgccatgatcacgggatgactagtAGTAGAGCAATAGAAAGTATAATAAAACTCTGAAAATAAAACTcttgaacgacctccgtggtccagtggttgtgtgcttacgatccggaggttccgggttcgaaccctgatggggacaaatcacaaaaatcactttgtgatccttagtttggttaggacgttacagactgatcacctgattgtccaaaaattaagatgatccgtgcttcggaaggcacgttaagccgttaatcccggctactaataataataataaaaaagtttactcaggtaaaatctacgacacacatatacatttacaacattaaagtATACACACATtgacatactgatgtaagtacgtagtcgttatgagccatatcaggggcttttggcggctcaataataaccctgacaccagggttgatgaggttggtaatccaccttacaacccacacaagagaagaagataaAACTCGTTGCTTACCTTAGAAAGTTTAGTATCCGGCGGTACATTAGGTATGCAATCTCTAAGGTCAGAGAAGGCGGTGTTAATGCTCTGTGTTCTTCGTCTCTCCTTCCTATTGGCCGTTGACCGGCGCTTCACGACTCTGACGAAAGATGGCGCTGTTCTTTCATATCGCAGCGGCAACGGCTGCATGTCGCATTCTATCGCTGGAAGAGTAAAATATGTTGAAAATTCCGgtcaagtacggtcacgagccgggacgggctaacctataaaatgctacttagattctatgacgatcttgtgacgtagcgagtagacgCCGCttcttcaaaagcgcacccctgatgccgggcaccagcggtatcagtactggttggccgaggaaatggattttggtacggctctagctagaacatcaccgattgagattggtcggtgtactgcggaacggaaggcgattggggcaaccaccgttctacacgccctatctatggagtaatgaaggcgattactccaccgacaagagcgcagctcttaaataaagagagagacggtcacgagcaataatatgtatacactttggtaccatgtcacactaacttttttgacaaattaaactgtaagtctcactaaacgtcaaatatgttagcgcaacagagtcctaaagtgggtacataatattgctcatgactgtactacagaTTCGCACATcgagctatttttttttttgacgtgacttattgcagatctTAGAGAATCTTCAATAATTTAAATTAGAATGTCTGTTTTAAATTTGACGAGTgttaaaaattaagtaagtaagtattactaACACACAACTACAGcacaaaaaaatgtt from Pectinophora gossypiella chromosome 29, ilPecGoss1.1, whole genome shotgun sequence carries:
- the LOC126379586 gene encoding uncharacterized protein LOC126379586 isoform X1, with the protein product MSSYGSMSPSDEGFDRYEPPFYCPPAHHGSPMDGAAYWPAVNGEGQEFDTADMYHDTNHYIGRSYGYEDMQMSANEPYDTYHNMHHTFAQNNSAIECDMQPLPLRYERTAPSFVRVVKRRSTANRKERRRTQSINTAFSDLRDCIPNVPPDTKLSKMARRRSHSINTAFCQLRQRIPNVLPDTKLSKIKTLRLATSYISYLLNVLETDGEPAGGFRAELHHAPPRRRTNESAQSNSSDKRGKGRTGWPQHVWALELKTEQSLPS